Proteins from a genomic interval of Acidimicrobiia bacterium:
- a CDS encoding nitroreductase family protein, with product METWDAITSRRQVRSFTDESIPDAVLRRILEGARLSPSGSNRQPWDFVVVSDQAQKTRLSAVWQGAGFTAGAATVVAFVQPISDDERMGLMNRFDLGQAALQLAVVAADQGVGSGLAACRDQDLAREVLGLPQDRFVAILVALGYPADRPLMPIKNLDRRPFDEVVHFDSW from the coding sequence ATGGAAACATGGGACGCCATCACATCTCGCCGTCAGGTCCGCAGCTTCACCGATGAGTCGATACCCGATGCGGTCCTGCGCCGCATTCTTGAGGGTGCTCGCCTGTCTCCTTCCGGGAGCAACCGTCAGCCATGGGATTTCGTGGTCGTCAGTGATCAGGCCCAGAAGACCCGCCTGTCGGCGGTTTGGCAGGGGGCTGGATTCACGGCTGGTGCTGCCACTGTGGTCGCCTTCGTTCAGCCGATTTCTGACGATGAACGCATGGGCCTCATGAACCGATTCGATCTCGGCCAAGCCGCCCTTCAACTCGCCGTCGTGGCTGCCGATCAAGGAGTGGGAAGCGGACTGGCGGCCTGCCGGGACCAGGACCTGGCCCGGGAAGTGCTCGGGTTGCCTCAGGATCGTTTCGTAGCCATCCTCGTGGCGCTCGGTTATCCGGCCGATCGTCCCCTGATGCCCATAAAGAACCTGGATAGGCGTCCCTTTGATGAGGTCGTCCATTTCGACTCGTGGTGA
- a CDS encoding dienelactone hydrolase family protein, with translation MAEIVQFHHVQGLTSGLVAFADRLRAAGHTVHTPDLFDGRTFDSIEEGLAFVRTIGFEETMDLGVKAVEGLPADLVYVGLSLGVMSAQKLAQTRPGARGAVFLYSCLPTSEFGEWPAGVPVQIHGMDADPFFVDEGDLDAARELVEEADDGALFLYSGDQHYFTDSSLPAYDEAATTLVVRRMLEFLDNI, from the coding sequence ATGGCTGAGATAGTGCAGTTCCACCACGTGCAGGGATTGACATCCGGTCTGGTGGCTTTCGCCGACCGACTTCGGGCGGCCGGCCACACGGTGCATACGCCCGATCTCTTTGACGGTCGAACCTTCGACTCCATCGAAGAGGGGCTCGCCTTTGTGCGAACAATCGGGTTTGAGGAGACGATGGATTTGGGCGTCAAGGCCGTTGAAGGCCTCCCTGCCGACCTCGTGTATGTTGGGCTCTCGCTAGGCGTCATGTCGGCCCAAAAGCTCGCACAGACCCGACCAGGTGCCCGCGGCGCAGTCTTCCTCTATTCGTGCTTGCCGACGTCGGAGTTTGGGGAGTGGCCGGCAGGCGTTCCGGTTCAAATTCACGGTATGGACGCGGACCCGTTCTTCGTCGATGAGGGCGATCTCGATGCCGCCCGGGAGCTCGTCGAAGAAGCCGACGACGGCGCACTGTTCCTGTACAGCGGCGATCAGCACTACTTCACGGATAGCTCGCTTCCGGCATACGACGAAGCCGCCACGACGCTCGTGGTGCGTCGGATGCTTGAGTTCCTCGACAATATCTAG
- a CDS encoding GNAT family N-acetyltransferase, with translation MEQSSLQAGWAYGCHGNHYDHCVTRTNEFGQLIGDDLLGWQEPVRPSRVPLQGARVDLVPLDPGDHAAELFEAFAPASTSLWTYMSFGPFSDVHELSRILDGLNTLDGWLPYAVVVSGVAVGLASYLRIDPPNGVLEIGSLAFSPGLQKTSAATEALYLMINHCFELGYRRCEWKCDHLNAPSHAAARRLGFQFEGVFRQATHYKSRNRDTAWYAIIDRDWPLLRASFQAWLSAENFDELGEQLRSLQSFRPVEKDQPWS, from the coding sequence ACCAATGAGTTTGGACAACTGATCGGGGACGATCTTCTCGGCTGGCAGGAGCCCGTCCGGCCGTCTCGCGTCCCGCTCCAGGGGGCTCGGGTCGATCTGGTCCCGCTTGATCCTGGCGACCATGCCGCCGAATTGTTCGAAGCATTCGCTCCTGCCTCGACCTCGCTCTGGACCTACATGTCGTTCGGCCCATTCTCCGATGTTCATGAGCTTTCTCGGATACTCGATGGACTCAACACGCTCGATGGTTGGTTGCCGTACGCGGTCGTCGTTTCTGGAGTCGCCGTCGGGTTGGCCTCATACCTGCGCATCGACCCACCAAACGGGGTGCTTGAGATCGGGTCATTGGCGTTCTCACCGGGCCTTCAGAAAACCAGCGCTGCAACGGAGGCGCTGTACCTGATGATCAACCATTGCTTTGAACTCGGATACCGACGGTGCGAATGGAAGTGTGACCATCTCAACGCTCCTTCGCACGCGGCCGCCCGTCGACTCGGCTTCCAATTCGAGGGAGTCTTCCGGCAGGCGACCCACTACAAGAGCCGCAACCGTGATACCGCCTGGTACGCCATCATCGATAGAGACTGGCCGCTGTTGCGGGCTTCGTTTCAAGCGTGGCTGAGCGCAGAAAACTTCGACGAACTCGGGGAACAGTTGCGATCTCTTCAGTCGTTTCGTCCGGTCGAGAAGGATCAACCGTGGTCGTAG